The following coding sequences lie in one Carcharodon carcharias isolate sCarCar2 chromosome 5, sCarCar2.pri, whole genome shotgun sequence genomic window:
- the smim8 gene encoding small integral membrane protein 8, translated as MSSSPDPTDAKTEPPKSAAYKSPGLRGIRTTSLFRAVNPELFIKPNKPVMAFGLLTITLCVSYIAYLNATAENKAELYEAIDSEGTRYTRRKTSKWE; from the exons ATGTCATCTTCACCCGACCCGACTGATGCAAAGACAGAGCCTCCCAAGAGTGCTGCTTACAAAAGTCCAGGACTGAGAGGAATCCGAACCACCAGCCTTTTCCGAGCAGTTAACCCGGAGCTCTTCATTAAACCT AATAAACCTGTGATGGCTTTTGGACTGCTGACCATAACACTCTGTGTGAGTTACATTGCTTACTTGAACGCCACAGCAGAAAACAAGGCAGAGTTGTATGAAGCAatcgatagtgaaggaacaagaTACACAAGACGAAAAACATCAAAGTGGGAATGA